The Solenopsis invicta isolate M01_SB chromosome 12, UNIL_Sinv_3.0, whole genome shotgun sequence genome window below encodes:
- the LOC120359264 gene encoding uncharacterized protein LOC120359264: MYFAEGGNTLYSGEVKKECNGISTERRTARLLSRRYALTATSYKYLEIGINVGPPSYVEIAIGDHQGRELILSVETWKGLYEQRWNISKLIRNDYKDNFISVGPLTIKVSVMNDIRLIRLESSNVYVTVIESTLHRMFSLYECINVMFERLVRIVDTVDVKYTQFLNIASNVMNQEKAIRESNIFDMRQLVDCELLALFFTA; the protein is encoded by the exons ATGTACTTTGCCGAGGGAGGTAACACATTGTACAGTggtgaagtgaagaaggaatgCAATGG cATTTCGACGGAGCGTCGTACAGCGCGCTTATTGAGCAGACGTTACGCTTTGACAGCTACGAGTTACAAGTATTTGGAGATTGGAATTAACGTCGGTCCACCGAGTTACGTGGAGATCGCCATAGGAGATCATCAAGGACGAGAATTGATACTGTCTGTTGAAACGTGGAAAGGTCTCTACGAGCAACGatggaatatttccaaattaattcggAATGACTACAAGGACAATTTTATAAGCGTCGGACCCTTAACAATCAAAGTTAGTGTGATGAATGACATTAGGCTTATACGTCTCGAATCTTCTAACGTGTATGTGACAGTGATTGAATCCACGTTACATCGTATGTTCAGTTTGTACGAGTGTATCAACGTAATGTTCGAGCGCTTAGTTAGAATCGTTGATACAGTCGATGTTAAGTACACACAATTCTTAAACATCGCGTCCAATGTAATGAATCAAGAAAAAGCGATACGCGAGAGCAATATCTTCGATATGCGTCAACTCGTCGATTGTGAGctgttagctttattttttactgcataa